A window of Vigna unguiculata cultivar IT97K-499-35 chromosome 4, ASM411807v1, whole genome shotgun sequence contains these coding sequences:
- the LOC114181985 gene encoding uncharacterized PKHD-type hydroxylase At1g22950 isoform X1, with protein MSLHGSDRRDTSSAGGNGTVAAASLRLRLNPNKEHKPDGYEDLQLDFSPNIFSSLERYLPPSMLNVPRDDKAKFMREILLKYLPLGERSRSQKHREYRQKIIENYQPLHRELYSVNPATFFVPSFLRAINDNTEQSFRSIMSEPSPGIFIFDIFQTNFCELLLSEIENFEKWVTETKFRIMRPNTMNKYGAVLDDFGLETMLDKLMEGFIRPLSRVLFAEVGGATLDSHHGFVVEYGKDRDVDLGFHVDDSEVTLNVCLGKQFSGGELFFRGIRCEKHVNTGTHSEEIFDYSHVPGRAVLHRGRHRHGARATTSGNRVNLLLWCRSSVFREMKRYQKDFSSWCGECSREKKERQRSTIAATKLELFRKEGESTA; from the exons ATGTCGCTCCACGGCAGCGACCGCCGCGACACGTCGAGCGCCGGCGGAAACGGCACCGTGGCGGCGGCGAGTCTGAGGCTGCGGCTGAACCCTAACAAGGAGCACAAGCCAGATGGCTACGAGGACCTGCAGTTGGATTTCAGCCCTAATATCTTCAGCTCCTTGGAGAGGTACCTCCCTCCAAGCATGCTGAACGTGCCTCGTGACGATAAGGCCAAGTTCATGCGCGAGATTCTGCTCAAGTATCTACCCCTTGGGGAACGCAGCAGA TCTCAAAAGCATAGAGAATACAGACAGAAGATAATAGAAAATTATCAG CCTCTACATCGGGAGTTGTACTCTGTGAATCCTGCTACATTCTTCGTTCCCTCATTTCTGAGAGCAATTAATGATAATACTGAGCAAAGCTTTAGAAGTATAATGTCTGAGCCCTCTCCCGgcatttttatatttgacataTTTCAGACCAACTTTTGTGAGTTATTGCTATCTGAG ATTGAAAATTTTGAGAAGTGGGTGACTGAAACAAAGTTTCGGATCATGCGTCCCAATACAATGAATAAATATGGTGCCGTACTAGATGACTTTGGACTTGAAACAATGCTTGACAAGCTTATGGAAGGTTTTATTCGTCCTTTATCCAGAG TCTTATTTGCGGAAGTTGGTGGGGCAACCCTCGATTCTCATCATGGTTTTGTTGTAGAATATGGTAAAGATAGAGATGTTGACTTGG GTTTCCATGTGGATGACTCAGAAGTAACCTTGAATGTTTGCTTGGGTAAGCAATTTTCTGGAGGGGAATTGTTTTTTCGGGGCATACGTTGTGAGAAACATGTAAATACTGGAACTCATTCAGAG GAGATCTTTGATTATTCTCATGTTCCTGGACGAGCTGTGCTTCATCGTGGTCGACATCGCCATGGTGCTAGAGCTACAACATCTGGCAATCGGGTCAACCTACTTCTGTGGTGCAGAAG TTCTGTCTTCAGGGAGATGAAACGGTATCAAAAAGATTTCTCCAGCTGGTGTGGCGAGTGCAGTCGTGAGAAAAAGGAAAGGCAACGGTCAAC
- the LOC114181985 gene encoding uncharacterized PKHD-type hydroxylase At1g22950 isoform X4, with protein MSLHGSDRRDTSSAGGNGTVAAASLRLRLNPNKEHKPDGYEDLQLDFSPNIFSSLERYLPPSMLNVPRDDKAKFMREILLKYLPLGERSRSQKHREYRQKIIENYQIENFEKWVTETKFRIMRPNTMNKYGAVLDDFGLETMLDKLMEGFIRPLSRVLFAEVGGATLDSHHGFVVEYGKDRDVDLGFHVDDSEVTLNVCLGKQFSGGELFFRGIRCEKHVNTGTHSEEIFDYSHVPGRAVLHRGRHRHGARATTSGNRVNLLLWCRSSVFREMKRYQKDFSSWCGECSREKKERQRSTIAATKLELFRKEGESTA; from the exons ATGTCGCTCCACGGCAGCGACCGCCGCGACACGTCGAGCGCCGGCGGAAACGGCACCGTGGCGGCGGCGAGTCTGAGGCTGCGGCTGAACCCTAACAAGGAGCACAAGCCAGATGGCTACGAGGACCTGCAGTTGGATTTCAGCCCTAATATCTTCAGCTCCTTGGAGAGGTACCTCCCTCCAAGCATGCTGAACGTGCCTCGTGACGATAAGGCCAAGTTCATGCGCGAGATTCTGCTCAAGTATCTACCCCTTGGGGAACGCAGCAGA TCTCAAAAGCATAGAGAATACAGACAGAAGATAATAGAAAATTATCAG ATTGAAAATTTTGAGAAGTGGGTGACTGAAACAAAGTTTCGGATCATGCGTCCCAATACAATGAATAAATATGGTGCCGTACTAGATGACTTTGGACTTGAAACAATGCTTGACAAGCTTATGGAAGGTTTTATTCGTCCTTTATCCAGAG TCTTATTTGCGGAAGTTGGTGGGGCAACCCTCGATTCTCATCATGGTTTTGTTGTAGAATATGGTAAAGATAGAGATGTTGACTTGG GTTTCCATGTGGATGACTCAGAAGTAACCTTGAATGTTTGCTTGGGTAAGCAATTTTCTGGAGGGGAATTGTTTTTTCGGGGCATACGTTGTGAGAAACATGTAAATACTGGAACTCATTCAGAG GAGATCTTTGATTATTCTCATGTTCCTGGACGAGCTGTGCTTCATCGTGGTCGACATCGCCATGGTGCTAGAGCTACAACATCTGGCAATCGGGTCAACCTACTTCTGTGGTGCAGAAG TTCTGTCTTCAGGGAGATGAAACGGTATCAAAAAGATTTCTCCAGCTGGTGTGGCGAGTGCAGTCGTGAGAAAAAGGAAAGGCAACGGTCAAC
- the LOC114181985 gene encoding uncharacterized PKHD-type hydroxylase At1g22950 isoform X2: MSLHGSDRRDTSSAGGNGTVAAASLRLRLNPNKEHKPDGYEDLQLDFSPNIFSSLERYLPPSMLNVPRDDKAKFMREILLKYLPLGERSRSQKHREYRQKIIENYQPLHRELYSVNPATFFVPSFLRAINDNTEQSFRSIMSEPSPGIFIFDIFQTNFCELLLSEIENFEKWVTETKFRIMRPNTMNKYGAVLDDFGLETMLDKLMEGFIRPLSRVLFAEVGGATLDSHHGFVVEYGKDRDVDLGFHVDDSEVTLNVCLGKQFSGGELFFRGIRCEKHVNTGTHSEEIFDYSHVPGRAVLHRGRHRHGARATTSGNRVNLLLWCRREMKRYQKDFSSWCGECSREKKERQRSTIAATKLELFRKEGESTA, encoded by the exons ATGTCGCTCCACGGCAGCGACCGCCGCGACACGTCGAGCGCCGGCGGAAACGGCACCGTGGCGGCGGCGAGTCTGAGGCTGCGGCTGAACCCTAACAAGGAGCACAAGCCAGATGGCTACGAGGACCTGCAGTTGGATTTCAGCCCTAATATCTTCAGCTCCTTGGAGAGGTACCTCCCTCCAAGCATGCTGAACGTGCCTCGTGACGATAAGGCCAAGTTCATGCGCGAGATTCTGCTCAAGTATCTACCCCTTGGGGAACGCAGCAGA TCTCAAAAGCATAGAGAATACAGACAGAAGATAATAGAAAATTATCAG CCTCTACATCGGGAGTTGTACTCTGTGAATCCTGCTACATTCTTCGTTCCCTCATTTCTGAGAGCAATTAATGATAATACTGAGCAAAGCTTTAGAAGTATAATGTCTGAGCCCTCTCCCGgcatttttatatttgacataTTTCAGACCAACTTTTGTGAGTTATTGCTATCTGAG ATTGAAAATTTTGAGAAGTGGGTGACTGAAACAAAGTTTCGGATCATGCGTCCCAATACAATGAATAAATATGGTGCCGTACTAGATGACTTTGGACTTGAAACAATGCTTGACAAGCTTATGGAAGGTTTTATTCGTCCTTTATCCAGAG TCTTATTTGCGGAAGTTGGTGGGGCAACCCTCGATTCTCATCATGGTTTTGTTGTAGAATATGGTAAAGATAGAGATGTTGACTTGG GTTTCCATGTGGATGACTCAGAAGTAACCTTGAATGTTTGCTTGGGTAAGCAATTTTCTGGAGGGGAATTGTTTTTTCGGGGCATACGTTGTGAGAAACATGTAAATACTGGAACTCATTCAGAG GAGATCTTTGATTATTCTCATGTTCCTGGACGAGCTGTGCTTCATCGTGGTCGACATCGCCATGGTGCTAGAGCTACAACATCTGGCAATCGGGTCAACCTACTTCTGTGGTGCAGAAG GGAGATGAAACGGTATCAAAAAGATTTCTCCAGCTGGTGTGGCGAGTGCAGTCGTGAGAAAAAGGAAAGGCAACGGTCAAC
- the LOC114181985 gene encoding uncharacterized PKHD-type hydroxylase At1g22950 isoform X3, with protein sequence MSLHGSDRRDTSSAGGNGTVAAASLRLRLNPNKEHKPDGYEDLQLDFSPNIFSSLERYLPPSMLNVPRDDKAKFMREILLKYLPLGERSRPLHRELYSVNPATFFVPSFLRAINDNTEQSFRSIMSEPSPGIFIFDIFQTNFCELLLSEIENFEKWVTETKFRIMRPNTMNKYGAVLDDFGLETMLDKLMEGFIRPLSRVLFAEVGGATLDSHHGFVVEYGKDRDVDLGFHVDDSEVTLNVCLGKQFSGGELFFRGIRCEKHVNTGTHSEEIFDYSHVPGRAVLHRGRHRHGARATTSGNRVNLLLWCRSSVFREMKRYQKDFSSWCGECSREKKERQRSTIAATKLELFRKEGESTA encoded by the exons ATGTCGCTCCACGGCAGCGACCGCCGCGACACGTCGAGCGCCGGCGGAAACGGCACCGTGGCGGCGGCGAGTCTGAGGCTGCGGCTGAACCCTAACAAGGAGCACAAGCCAGATGGCTACGAGGACCTGCAGTTGGATTTCAGCCCTAATATCTTCAGCTCCTTGGAGAGGTACCTCCCTCCAAGCATGCTGAACGTGCCTCGTGACGATAAGGCCAAGTTCATGCGCGAGATTCTGCTCAAGTATCTACCCCTTGGGGAACGCAGCAGA CCTCTACATCGGGAGTTGTACTCTGTGAATCCTGCTACATTCTTCGTTCCCTCATTTCTGAGAGCAATTAATGATAATACTGAGCAAAGCTTTAGAAGTATAATGTCTGAGCCCTCTCCCGgcatttttatatttgacataTTTCAGACCAACTTTTGTGAGTTATTGCTATCTGAG ATTGAAAATTTTGAGAAGTGGGTGACTGAAACAAAGTTTCGGATCATGCGTCCCAATACAATGAATAAATATGGTGCCGTACTAGATGACTTTGGACTTGAAACAATGCTTGACAAGCTTATGGAAGGTTTTATTCGTCCTTTATCCAGAG TCTTATTTGCGGAAGTTGGTGGGGCAACCCTCGATTCTCATCATGGTTTTGTTGTAGAATATGGTAAAGATAGAGATGTTGACTTGG GTTTCCATGTGGATGACTCAGAAGTAACCTTGAATGTTTGCTTGGGTAAGCAATTTTCTGGAGGGGAATTGTTTTTTCGGGGCATACGTTGTGAGAAACATGTAAATACTGGAACTCATTCAGAG GAGATCTTTGATTATTCTCATGTTCCTGGACGAGCTGTGCTTCATCGTGGTCGACATCGCCATGGTGCTAGAGCTACAACATCTGGCAATCGGGTCAACCTACTTCTGTGGTGCAGAAG TTCTGTCTTCAGGGAGATGAAACGGTATCAAAAAGATTTCTCCAGCTGGTGTGGCGAGTGCAGTCGTGAGAAAAAGGAAAGGCAACGGTCAAC
- the LOC114181140 gene encoding probable protein phosphatase 2C 8 isoform X1 codes for MSESSQAQKRESADSQGEKDGVASKKPKIESCAKGSDDNGVKEPSFLIEADAAEDKGSRLTMEDAWVVLLDASLDYPGKLRCAHFAIYDGHGGRLAAEYAQKHLHRNVLSAGLPRELYDAKATKRSILNGFLKTDESLLQESAEGGWQDGATAVCVWVLGQKVAVAHIGDAKAVLARSTDGSQNPDGVQALKAIVLTREHKPIFPLERTRIQKSGGFVSPDGRLLGRLEVSRAFGDRQFKKVGLVASPDVYTFEVTDTEHFIILGCDGLWGVFGPSDAVDFVQKLLNEGLPVATVCRRLVREAVRERRCKDNCTAIIIVFKHK; via the exons atgagcGAAAGCTCACAGGCCCAGAAGCGTGAATCTGCCGATTCACAGGGCGAGAAGGATGGTGTTGCATCCAAGAAGCCAAAGATTGAGTCTTGTGCAAAGGGTTCCGATGATAATGGTGTAAAGGAGCCATCTTTCCTCATCGAAGCAGATGCCGCCGAAGACAAGGGCTCGAGGCTCACCATGGAGGATGCATGGGTCGTGCTTCTCGATGCAAGTTTAGATTATCCTGGGAAattgag ATGTGCACATTTTGCAATTTATGATGGACATGGAGGGCGGTTAGCTGCAGAATATGCTCAAAAGCATTTGCATAGGAATGTTCTTTCTGCAGGATTACCACGTGAGTTG TATGATGCAAAGGCAACTAAACGATCTATTCTGAATG GTTTCCTTAAAACTGACGAGTCTCTTCTTCAAGAAAGTGCTGAAG GAGGATGGCAGGATGGGGCTACAGCCGTATGTGTTTGGGTATTGGGACAAAAA GTTGCGGTTGCTCATATAGGAGATGCCAAGGCAGTATTAGCTCGGTCAACTGATGGATCTCAAAATCCAGATGGTGTCCAGGCACTGAAGGCCATTGTTCTGACTAGAGAACACAAACCTATCTTCCCACTGGAGCGTACACGCATTCAGAAG TCAGGGGGGTTCGTGAGTCCAGATGGACGATTATTAGGGCGTCTTGAAGTTTCTAGAGCTTTTGGAGATCGCCAGTTTAAAAAG GTAGGACTTGTTGCAAGCCCGGATGTCTATACTTTTGAAGTTACAGATACTGAGCATTTCATCATTCTTGGCTGTGATGGCTTGTGGGGG GTATTTGGTCCCAGCGATGCTGTTGATTTTGTTCAGAAATTATTGAAT GAGGGGCTACCTGTTGCCACCGTGTGCCGTCGTCTTGTAAGGGAGGCTGTCCGTGAGCGTCGCTGTAAAGATAACTGCACTGccattattattgtatttaagcACAAATAA
- the LOC114181140 gene encoding probable protein phosphatase 2C 8 isoform X2: MLKSICIGMFFLQDYHYDAKATKRSILNGFLKTDESLLQESAEGGWQDGATAVCVWVLGQKVAVAHIGDAKAVLARSTDGSQNPDGVQALKAIVLTREHKPIFPLERTRIQKSGGFVSPDGRLLGRLEVSRAFGDRQFKKVGLVASPDVYTFEVTDTEHFIILGCDGLWGVFGPSDAVDFVQKLLNEGLPVATVCRRLVREAVRERRCKDNCTAIIIVFKHK, translated from the exons ATGCTCAAAAGCATTTGCATAGGAATGTTCTTTCTGCAGGATTACCAC TATGATGCAAAGGCAACTAAACGATCTATTCTGAATG GTTTCCTTAAAACTGACGAGTCTCTTCTTCAAGAAAGTGCTGAAG GAGGATGGCAGGATGGGGCTACAGCCGTATGTGTTTGGGTATTGGGACAAAAA GTTGCGGTTGCTCATATAGGAGATGCCAAGGCAGTATTAGCTCGGTCAACTGATGGATCTCAAAATCCAGATGGTGTCCAGGCACTGAAGGCCATTGTTCTGACTAGAGAACACAAACCTATCTTCCCACTGGAGCGTACACGCATTCAGAAG TCAGGGGGGTTCGTGAGTCCAGATGGACGATTATTAGGGCGTCTTGAAGTTTCTAGAGCTTTTGGAGATCGCCAGTTTAAAAAG GTAGGACTTGTTGCAAGCCCGGATGTCTATACTTTTGAAGTTACAGATACTGAGCATTTCATCATTCTTGGCTGTGATGGCTTGTGGGGG GTATTTGGTCCCAGCGATGCTGTTGATTTTGTTCAGAAATTATTGAAT GAGGGGCTACCTGTTGCCACCGTGTGCCGTCGTCTTGTAAGGGAGGCTGTCCGTGAGCGTCGCTGTAAAGATAACTGCACTGccattattattgtatttaagcACAAATAA
- the LOC114182550 gene encoding WAT1-related protein At3g18200: MASVVTEKVKLLVALLTLQLCFAGYHIVSRLALNIGVSQVVYPVYRNLIALLLLSPFAYVLEKNQRPPLTLSLLVQFFLLALLGITANQGFYLLGLYYASPTFASALQNSVPAITFVLALALRLEEVNITRRDGLAKVLGTIASVGGATVITLYKGPPLLHLQMDLTQGDTLEVDQSTKTQNWTWGCIYLLGHCLSWAGWIVFQAPVVKNYPAKLTLTSFTCFFGLIQFLIIAAFAEDDLENWKIQSLEELFIILYAGIIASGVVISLQTWCIQKGGPVFVAVFQPVQTILVAVMAALILGDQLYSGGLIGAVLIVLGLYLVLWGKTNEKKVTESSSSLTNPLLKAEEENKETDAASKDIP; this comes from the exons ATGGCTAGTGTTGTGACAGAGAAAGTGAAGCTTCTTGTGGCATTACTTACCCTTCAGCTCTGCTTTGCAGGATATCACATTGTGTCTAGACTTGCACTAAATATTGGAGTCAGCCAAGTTGTTTACCCCGTTTATCGAAATTTGATTGCTTTGCTTTTGCTAAGCCCATTTGCTTATGTGTTAGAGAA GAATCAAAGACCACCCCTCACTTTATCTTTACTGGTTCAGTTCTTCCTACTTGCATTGCTGGG GATCACAGCAAACCAAGGGTTTTACTTGTTGGGATTATACTATGCTTCTCCAACTTTTGCTTCTGCATTGCAAAACTCAGTTCCTGCAATCACTTTTGTATTGGCTTTGGCTTTAAG GCTTGAGGAAGTCAACATCACAAGGAGAGATGGATTGGCAAAAGTTCTTGGAACCATTGCTAGTGTGGGGGGTGCCACAGTAATTACTCTTTACAAAGGTCCTCCTCTTCTTCACCTGCAGATGGACCTAACACAAGGAGACACTTTAGAAGTAGATCAATCAACAAAAACTCAAAATTGGACTTGGGGCTGCATATACTTGCTTGGACATTGTCTGTCATGGGCTGGTTGGATAGTTTTTCAG GCTCCTGTGGTGAAGAATTATCCAGCAAAACTAACCCTCACTTCGTTTACATGCTTCTTTGGATTGATCCAATTCTTGATCATAGCAGCCTTTGCAGAAGATGACTTGGAGAATTGGAAGATACAGTCACTGGAAGAGCTTTTTATCATCCTATATGCT GGAATTATAGCATCTGGTGTTGTCATATCTCTCCAAACATGGTGCATTCAAAAGGGTGGTCCTGTGTTTGTTGCTGTGTTCCAGCCTGTGCAAACTATTCTAGTTGCTGTCATGGCAGCTCTAATTCTTGGTGATCAGTTATACTCAGGAGG GCTTATTGGTGCAGTTCTCATTGTGCTTGGTCTATACTTAGTCCTATGGGGCAAAACCAACGAAAAAAAAGTGACCGAGTCATCATCATCACTAACAAACCCCTTGCTTAAGGCAGAGGAAGAGAATAAAGAAACTGATGCAGCTTCCAAAGACATACCATGA
- the LOC114182275 gene encoding protein DETOXIFICATION 16-like: MEREDQSQSAYLQSPLIQHSHSSGQGEGLVLNEKQSCWRRTERSDVVEEMKKQLWLAGPLITVTLLNFGLNLISVMFVGHLGELALSGASMATSFASVTGFSLLQGMASALDTFCGQSYGAKQYHMLGIHMQRAMLILMTVSIPLAVIWANTRSILIFFGQDPEIAAAAGSYATFMLPTVFAYGLLQCLNRFLQTQNIVYPMMCSSGITTLLHVLTCWILVFKSGLGSKGAALANGISYWLNVTMLILYIKFSPSCAKTWKGFSKEALHNIPTFFRLAIPSAVMVCLEMWSFELMVLLSGLLPNPKLETSVLSICLNSSATVWMIPFGLSGAVSIRVSNELGAGRPWIARLAVRVVLAIAIVQGLLIGTVMILVRNVWGYAYSNEVEVVKYVAIMFPILAASNFLDGLQCVLSGTARGCGWQKIGAFVNLGSYYLVGIPSAIVLAFVLHIGGKGLWLGIICALIVQVCSLMIITIRTDWEQQAKKATDRVYNSVTPESSVS; the protein is encoded by the exons atgGAGAGAGAAGATCAAAGCCAAAGTGCATATCTTCAGTCTCCATTGATTCAGCACTCACATTCATCAGGGCAGGGTGAGGGACTGGTATTGAACGAAAAGCAAAGCTGTTGGAGGAGAACTGAAAGAAGTGATGTTgttgaagaaatgaaaaaacagTTATGGCTTGCAGGGCCTTTGATAACTGTGACCCTTTTGAATTTTGGCCTTAATCTTATATCTGTTATGTTTGTGGGGCATCTTGGCGAGTTGGCTCTCTCTGGTGCTTCCATGGCTACTTCTTTTGCCTCTGTCACAGGTTTCAGTTTGTTG CAAGGAATGGCGAGTGCCTTGGACACTTTTTGTGGCCAGTCATATGGAGCAAAGCAGTACCACATGTTAGGCATACACATGCAGAGAGCCATGTTGATTCTCATGACTGTCAGCATCCCACTTGCAGTTATTTGGGCAAACACAAGATCCATTCTAATTTTCTTTGGCCAGGATCCTGAAATAGCTGCAGCAGCTGGGAGCTATGCTACGTTTATGCTTCCAACAGTTTTTGCCTATGGCCTTCTGCAATGCCTCAACAGATTCTTGCAAACACAGAATATTGTATATCCAATGATGTGCAGCTCCGGAATTACCACATTACTGCATGTACTTACATGTTGGATCCTGGTGTTCAAATCAGGACTAGGAAGCAAAGGAGCTGCTCTAGCAAATGGCATATCTTATTGGTTGAATGTTACTATGCTGATACTCTATATCAAGTTTTCTCCTTCTTGTGCAAAAACTTGGAAAGGCTTCTCCAAAGAGGCATTGCATAACATTCCCACATTTTTTAGGCTTGCCATTCCTTCAGCTGTTATGGTTTG CTTGGAAATGTGGTCATTTGAATTGATGGTTCTCCTTTCTGgtcttcttccaaatccaaagTTGGAAACATCAGTTCTTTCCATCTG CTTGAACAGTTCTGCAACTGTTTGGATGATTCCCTTTGGACTCAGTGGAGCAGTGAG CATTCGTGTCTCAAATGAACTTGGAGCTGGTCGTCCATGGATTGCACGCTTAGCAGTTCGTGTTGTCTTAGCAATAGCCATTGTTCAGGGCCTCTTAATAGGAACAGTGATGATACTTGTAAGAAACGTCTGGGGCTATGCATATAGCAATGAAGTAGAAGTGGTCAAATACGTAGCAATTATGTTCCCAATTCTGGCAGCATCCAACTTTCTGGATGGACTCCAATGTGTTCTTTCAG GCACTGCTAGAGGATGTGGCTGGCAGAAAATTGGTGCATTTGTGAATCTGGGATCATACTATTTAGTTGGAATTCCATCAGCTATTGTGTTAGCTTTTGTATTGCATATTGGTGGGAAG GGACTCTGGTTGGGAATCATATGTGCACTAATTGTTCAAGTCTGTTCTTTAATGATCATTACTATTCGTACTGATTGGGAGCAACAG GCAAAGAAAGCAACAGATAGAGTCTATAATTCAGTAACACCGGAAAGCTCAGTCTCATGA